A region from the Brassica napus cultivar Da-Ae chromosome C8, Da-Ae, whole genome shotgun sequence genome encodes:
- the LOC106412194 gene encoding beta-glucosidase 30 isoform X1 codes for MARGYRFFIILSVISLFAETIDSRILDRHSFPDGFIFGTAASAYQYEGATSEGGKSPAIWDHFSRSYPERTKMHNADVAIDFYHRYKDDIKLMKELDMDAFRFSISWARLIPSKFFGFNDSYIFISIKLFLSLIRVIYVVNSQLSTGGKLKDGVNKEGVQFYKDLIDELLANDIQPSMTLYHWDHPQSLEDEYGGFLSPKIVEDFRDFAKVCFEEFGDKVKMWTTINEPYIMTIAGYDQGNKAAGRCSKWVSEKCHAGDSSTEPYIVSHNVLLAHAAAVDEFRKCKKTSADGQIGIVLSPRWFEPYHSDSTDDKEAAERALAFEFGWHLDPVIHGDYPEIVKKYAGKKLPSFTLEQSNMLKNSSDFVGINYYTARFASHLPHIDPAKPRFKTDHYVEWKLTNHSGHIIGPGDERGLILSYPEGLRKVLNYIKDRYNNMPVYIKENGINENDDGTRPREEILKDTFRIEYHDKHFQQLHKAIVEDGCDVRGYYAWSLMDNFEWEHGYTARFGLYYVDFVNGLKRYPKDSVKWFKRFLNRSNGETREVKEVSREKSRSDGNKTLHEQVSFDESAGFFVSFMAANQSRRDEEQNRCSFDSTYPASFY; via the exons ATGGCTAGGGGATATCGTTTTTTCATCATCCTTTCGGTAATCTCATTGTTTGCAGAGACAATTGATTCTCGAATACTAGATCGTCATAGTTTTCCAGATGGTTTCATTTTTGGAACGGCTGCTTCTGCGTATCAG TACGAAGGAGCAACATCTGAAGGTGGAAAGTCTCCAGCTATATGGGACCACTTCAGCCGCTCTTACCCAG AGAGGACCAAAATGCATAACGCGGATGTAGCAATTGATTTTTATCACCGTTATAAG gatgACATCAAGTTGATGAAGGAGTTAGACATGGACGCTTTCAGATTCTCAATCTCGTGGGCCAGATTAATTCCCAGTaagttttttggttttaatgatagttatattttcatttctattaaactttttttgtcaCTCATACGAGTTATTTATGTGGTAAATTCCCAATTATCTACAGGTGGAAAGCTAAAGGATGGAGTAAACAAAGAAGGTGTACAATTCTACAAGGATCTTATCGACGAACTTCTTGCTAATG ACATACAACCTTCAATGACACTATACCACTGGGACCATCCACAATCTTTGGAGGACGAATATGGTGGCTTTTTAAGCCCTAAAATTGT AGAAGATTTTCGAGATTTTGCAAAAGTTTGTTTCGAAGAGTTTGGAGATAAAGTTAAAATGTGGACAACGATCAATGAGCCGTACATTATGACTATTGCGGGTTACGACCAAGGTAACAAGGCGGCTGGACGATGCTCCAAATGGGTAAGCGAGAAGTGTCACGCTGGTGATTCGAGTACTGAGCCTTACATTGTTTCGCACAACGTTCTTCTAGCTCATGCCGCTGCAGTAGATGAATTCAGAAAATGTAAAAAGACTTCAGCTGATGGTCAAATTGGGATAGTTTTGTCACCAAGATGGTTTGAGCCGTATCATTCTGACTCTACCGATGATAAAGAAGCAGCTGAACGAGCTCTTGCTTTTGAATTTGGATG GCATCTTGATCCAGTGATTCATGGAGATTATCCAGAGATAGTAAAAAAATATGCGGGGAAAAAGTTGCCTTCATTTACCCTGGAACAATCAAACATGTTGAAAAATTCATCAGATTTTGTTGGAATAAATTACTATACAGCGCGTTTCGCTAGTCACCTTCCTCACATCGATCCAGCAAAGCCTCGGTTCAAAACTGATCATTACGTCGAATGGAAAC TGACTAACCACAGTGGCCACATCATCGGACCTGGG GATGAAAGAGGATTAATATTGTCATACCCGGAGGGCTTGCGGAAAGTTCTAAACTATATCAAAGATAGATACAACAACATGCCGGTCTACATTAAAGAAAATG GAATCAACGAAAACGACGATGGTACAAGGCCGAGAGAAGAGATTCTTAAGGATACATTTAGGATTGAGTACCATGACAAACATTTCCAACAACTTCATAAAGCTATAGT GGAAGACGGGTGTGACGTAAGAGGATATTATGCATGGTCATTGATGGACAACTTTGAATGGGAACATGGATACACTGCTAGATTTGGTCTTTACTATGTTGACTTTGTCAATGGTCTCAAACGTTATCCAAAAGACTCGGTCAAATGGTTTAAGCGGTTCCTTAATAGATCGAACGGAGAGACTAGAGAAGTGAAAGAGGTGTCACGTGAGAAGTCACGTTCTGATGGAAATAAGACTTTGCATGAGCAAGTAAGTTTTGATGAATCAGCGGGATTTTTTGTATCTTTCATGGCGGCGAACCAATCCAGGAGAGATGAAGAGCAAAATCGATGTTCATTTGATTCTACTTATCCAGCGTCATTTTATTGA
- the LOC106412194 gene encoding beta-glucosidase 30 isoform X2, whose translation MARGYRFFIILSVISLFAETIDSRILDRHSFPDGFIFGTAASAYQYEGATSEGGKSPAIWDHFSRSYPERTKMHNADVAIDFYHRYKDDIKLMKELDMDAFRFSISWARLIPSGKLKDGVNKEGVQFYKDLIDELLANDIQPSMTLYHWDHPQSLEDEYGGFLSPKIVEDFRDFAKVCFEEFGDKVKMWTTINEPYIMTIAGYDQGNKAAGRCSKWVSEKCHAGDSSTEPYIVSHNVLLAHAAAVDEFRKCKKTSADGQIGIVLSPRWFEPYHSDSTDDKEAAERALAFEFGWHLDPVIHGDYPEIVKKYAGKKLPSFTLEQSNMLKNSSDFVGINYYTARFASHLPHIDPAKPRFKTDHYVEWKLTNHSGHIIGPGDERGLILSYPEGLRKVLNYIKDRYNNMPVYIKENGINENDDGTRPREEILKDTFRIEYHDKHFQQLHKAIVEDGCDVRGYYAWSLMDNFEWEHGYTARFGLYYVDFVNGLKRYPKDSVKWFKRFLNRSNGETREVKEVSREKSRSDGNKTLHEQVSFDESAGFFVSFMAANQSRRDEEQNRCSFDSTYPASFY comes from the exons ATGGCTAGGGGATATCGTTTTTTCATCATCCTTTCGGTAATCTCATTGTTTGCAGAGACAATTGATTCTCGAATACTAGATCGTCATAGTTTTCCAGATGGTTTCATTTTTGGAACGGCTGCTTCTGCGTATCAG TACGAAGGAGCAACATCTGAAGGTGGAAAGTCTCCAGCTATATGGGACCACTTCAGCCGCTCTTACCCAG AGAGGACCAAAATGCATAACGCGGATGTAGCAATTGATTTTTATCACCGTTATAAG gatgACATCAAGTTGATGAAGGAGTTAGACATGGACGCTTTCAGATTCTCAATCTCGTGGGCCAGATTAATTCCCA GTGGAAAGCTAAAGGATGGAGTAAACAAAGAAGGTGTACAATTCTACAAGGATCTTATCGACGAACTTCTTGCTAATG ACATACAACCTTCAATGACACTATACCACTGGGACCATCCACAATCTTTGGAGGACGAATATGGTGGCTTTTTAAGCCCTAAAATTGT AGAAGATTTTCGAGATTTTGCAAAAGTTTGTTTCGAAGAGTTTGGAGATAAAGTTAAAATGTGGACAACGATCAATGAGCCGTACATTATGACTATTGCGGGTTACGACCAAGGTAACAAGGCGGCTGGACGATGCTCCAAATGGGTAAGCGAGAAGTGTCACGCTGGTGATTCGAGTACTGAGCCTTACATTGTTTCGCACAACGTTCTTCTAGCTCATGCCGCTGCAGTAGATGAATTCAGAAAATGTAAAAAGACTTCAGCTGATGGTCAAATTGGGATAGTTTTGTCACCAAGATGGTTTGAGCCGTATCATTCTGACTCTACCGATGATAAAGAAGCAGCTGAACGAGCTCTTGCTTTTGAATTTGGATG GCATCTTGATCCAGTGATTCATGGAGATTATCCAGAGATAGTAAAAAAATATGCGGGGAAAAAGTTGCCTTCATTTACCCTGGAACAATCAAACATGTTGAAAAATTCATCAGATTTTGTTGGAATAAATTACTATACAGCGCGTTTCGCTAGTCACCTTCCTCACATCGATCCAGCAAAGCCTCGGTTCAAAACTGATCATTACGTCGAATGGAAAC TGACTAACCACAGTGGCCACATCATCGGACCTGGG GATGAAAGAGGATTAATATTGTCATACCCGGAGGGCTTGCGGAAAGTTCTAAACTATATCAAAGATAGATACAACAACATGCCGGTCTACATTAAAGAAAATG GAATCAACGAAAACGACGATGGTACAAGGCCGAGAGAAGAGATTCTTAAGGATACATTTAGGATTGAGTACCATGACAAACATTTCCAACAACTTCATAAAGCTATAGT GGAAGACGGGTGTGACGTAAGAGGATATTATGCATGGTCATTGATGGACAACTTTGAATGGGAACATGGATACACTGCTAGATTTGGTCTTTACTATGTTGACTTTGTCAATGGTCTCAAACGTTATCCAAAAGACTCGGTCAAATGGTTTAAGCGGTTCCTTAATAGATCGAACGGAGAGACTAGAGAAGTGAAAGAGGTGTCACGTGAGAAGTCACGTTCTGATGGAAATAAGACTTTGCATGAGCAAGTAAGTTTTGATGAATCAGCGGGATTTTTTGTATCTTTCATGGCGGCGAACCAATCCAGGAGAGATGAAGAGCAAAATCGATGTTCATTTGATTCTACTTATCCAGCGTCATTTTATTGA
- the LOC111208669 gene encoding RING-H2 finger protein ATL5 has product MMLAQSVFTFCEVTTVSIFVVFSLRLLLRCGTRPWRRHRTFTFRSSQEKTAVTDHSSPPYCAVCMQEAEEGDKMRRLAICSHCFHAVCIDTWFCEMSTCPLCRAEIPPLPPVNPLLLLFVSAGVLDLFSNK; this is encoded by the coding sequence ATGATGTTAGCTCAATCTGTGTTTACTTTCTGCGAAGTCACCACCGTTTCCATTTTCGTCGTCTTCTCTCTTCGCCTCCTCCTAAGATGCGGCACACGTCCATGGCGTCGCCACCGCACGTTCACGTTCCGCAGCAGCCAGGAGAAAACGGCGGTGACCGATCATTCGTCTCCGCCGTATTGCGCCGTGTGCATGCAAGAGGCAGAGGAGGGAGACAAGATGAGGAGATTGGCGATTTGTAGTCACTGTTTCCACGCAGTCTGTATCGATACATGGTTTTGTGAGATGTCGACGTGTCCGTTGTGTAGAGCTGAGATTCCGCCTTTACCTCCGGTGAATCCTCTGCTCTTACTTTTTGTTTCTGCCGGTGTACTCGATTTGTTCAGCAACAAATAG
- the LOC106414614 gene encoding probable UMP-CMP kinase 1 isoform X2, protein METPVDAPIKDKHEESPRWKKPTVVFVLGGPGSGKGTQCANIVQHFSYTHLSAGDLLRAEIRSGSEVGSMIQSMISQGRIVPSEITVKLLCKAMEESGNDKFIIDGFPRNEENRIIFENVAKIKPAFVLFFDCPEEELERRIMNRNQGREDDNLETIKKRFKVFVESTLPIVSYYESKGKLRKINAAKPSQEVFEEVKYVFASET, encoded by the exons ATGGAAACTCCTGTTGATGCTCCTATCAAG GACAAACATGAAGAAAGTCCTAGGTGGAAGAAACCAACAGTTGTTTTTGTGTTGG GTGGGCCTGGAAGTGGAAAAGGTACTCAGTGTGCTAATATTGTCCAGCACTTTAGCTATACCCATTTGAGTGCTGGTGATCTTCTCAGAGCAGAGATCAGGTCTGGTTCTGAAGTTGG ATCCATGATCCAAAGCATGATTTCTCAGGGGAGAATTGTGCCGTCCGAGATTACGGTGAAGCTTTTGTGTAAAGCTATGGAGGAAAGTGGCAATGATAAGTTCATCATTGATGGTTTCCCTCGCAATGAAGAAAACCGAATAATATTCGAAAATGTT GCTAAAATCAAGCCGGCTTTTGTTCTGTTCTTTGATTGTCCTGAAGAAGAACTAGAGAGGCGCATTATGAACAGGAACCAG GGAAGAGAAGATGATAATCTTGAGACGATAAAGAAACGGTTTAAAGTGTTTGTAGAATCTACTCTCCCTATTGTTAGCTACTACGAATCTAAAGGGAAACTTCGAAAG ATCAATGCTGCAAAACCGAGCCAAGAGGTTTTCGAGGAAGTTAAATATGTATTTGCATCTGAAACTTGA
- the LOC106414614 gene encoding probable UMP-CMP kinase 1 isoform X1 produces the protein METPVDAPIKDKHEESPRWKKPTVVFVLGGPGSGKGTQCANIVQHFSYTHLSAGDLLRAEIRSGSEVGSMIQSMISQGRIVPSEITVKLLCKAMEESGNDKFIIDGFPRNEENRIIFENVAKIKPAFVLFFDCPEEELERRIMNRNQGREDDNLETIKKRFKVFVESTLPIVSYYESKGKLRKVRTWFFFFSMIVTITCCSTILILFFFPQDQCCKTEPRGFRGS, from the exons ATGGAAACTCCTGTTGATGCTCCTATCAAG GACAAACATGAAGAAAGTCCTAGGTGGAAGAAACCAACAGTTGTTTTTGTGTTGG GTGGGCCTGGAAGTGGAAAAGGTACTCAGTGTGCTAATATTGTCCAGCACTTTAGCTATACCCATTTGAGTGCTGGTGATCTTCTCAGAGCAGAGATCAGGTCTGGTTCTGAAGTTGG ATCCATGATCCAAAGCATGATTTCTCAGGGGAGAATTGTGCCGTCCGAGATTACGGTGAAGCTTTTGTGTAAAGCTATGGAGGAAAGTGGCAATGATAAGTTCATCATTGATGGTTTCCCTCGCAATGAAGAAAACCGAATAATATTCGAAAATGTT GCTAAAATCAAGCCGGCTTTTGTTCTGTTCTTTGATTGTCCTGAAGAAGAACTAGAGAGGCGCATTATGAACAGGAACCAG GGAAGAGAAGATGATAATCTTGAGACGATAAAGAAACGGTTTAAAGTGTTTGTAGAATCTACTCTCCCTATTGTTAGCTACTACGAATCTAAAGGGAAACTTCGAAAGGTTAGGacttggttcttcttcttctccatgatCGTTACCATCACATGCTGCTCCACAATCCTGATCCTCTTTTTTTTCCCTCAAGATCAATGCTGCAAAACCGAGCCAAGAGGTTTTCGAGGAAGTTAA